One Leopardus geoffroyi isolate Oge1 chromosome C1, O.geoffroyi_Oge1_pat1.0, whole genome shotgun sequence DNA segment encodes these proteins:
- the LOC123598613 gene encoding neuroblastoma breakpoint family member 6-like protein isoform X3: MAESLTTFSDPRTEMSSLETNQYLRSQLAKTKQSFRDLTEKFLTSKATAYSLANQLQKYKSEEHKALIESVLEEGARFEGELAEKRSPAARLGKHDTLIQAHARELTHLRQKIREGKGVCYLFIQHTKSIVKSFEGLLRNADIPYYQGQRFCEQLAQGSQLAESLASKLIAENHNDKKDEDRQEPLAPRLSRGLQEEEVNEALEASLDEQYLTHSSRHDSHQLPRSSSFLLDMQEASSAVEVTNEIQNLYQHLREILFINACLQEKLAHHLSISDQGNGYTSDFYRESLDSLAQLYNENRDIRKESLSLLAHLNRISRGKN, translated from the exons ATGGCAGAATCTCTCACCACTTTCTCTGATCCGAGGACAGAAATGAGCAGCCTAGAAACCAACCAGTACTTGCGCTCCCAGCTGGCAAAAACCAAACAGAGCTTCCGAGACCTCACAGAGAAATTCCTCACATCCAAAGCTACTGCTTACTCCCTGGCCAATCAGCTGCAGAAATACA AGAGTGAAGAGCACAAAGCCCTCATTGAATCCGTGCTAGAGGAGGGAGCGCGGTTTGAGGGAGAGCTGGCAGAGAAGAGGAGCCCAGCTGCAAGGCTGGG GAAACATGATACCCTAATTCAGGCTCATGCCCGAGAACTGACCCACTTACGACAGAAGATACGAGAAGGGAAAGGTGTCTGTTATCTTTTCATTCAGCATACGAAGAGCATAGTCAAGTCTTTTGAGGGCCTCCTCAGGAATGCTGACATTCCCTACTACCAGGGACAGAGATTCTGTGAGCAGCTGGCCCAAGGAAGCCAGCTGGCAGAGAGCCTTGCCAGCAAACTCATCGCTG AAAATCACAATGATAAGAAGGATGAAGATAGACAGGAGCCACTGGCACCCAG GCTCAGCAGGGGGCTCCAGGAGGAAGAAGTGAATGAAGCCCTGGAAGCCTCACTAGATGAACAGTATTTGACTCATTCCAGTCGCCATGACTCTCACCAGCTTCCCCGCAGCAGTTCCTTCCTGCTTGACATGCAGGAAGCCAGCTCTGCTGTGGAAGTCACCA ATGAGATCCAGAACCTGTACCAGCACCTGAGGGAAATTCTTTTCATCAATGCCTGCCTTCAAGAAAAGCTGGCACATCATCTCAGCATTTCTGACCAAGGAAACG GATATACTTCTGACTTCTACAGGGAGAGCTTGGACTCCCTTGCCCAGCTGTACAATGAAAACAGAGATATCAGGAAAGAAAGTCTGAGCCTTCTGGCTCACCTGAATCGTATTTCCAGAG GTAAGAACTAG
- the LOC123598613 gene encoding neuroblastoma breakpoint family member 6-like protein isoform X1, with the protein MAESLTTFSDPRTEMSSLETNQYLRSQLAKTKQSFRDLTEKFLTSKATAYSLANQLQKYKSEEHKALIESVLEEGARFEGELAEKRSPAARLGKHDTLIQAHARELTHLRQKIREGKGVCYLFIQHTKSIVKSFEGLLRNADIPYYQGQRFCEQLAQGSQLAESLASKLIAENHNDKKDEDRQEPLAPRLSRGLQEEEVNEALEASLDEQYLTHSSRHDSHQLPRSSSFLLDMQEASSAVEVTRFSIFYLIPCPGGMAAEDEIQNLYQHLREILFINACLQEKLAHHLSISDQGNGYTSDFYRESLDSLAQLYNENRDIRKESLSLLAHLNRISRGKN; encoded by the exons ATGGCAGAATCTCTCACCACTTTCTCTGATCCGAGGACAGAAATGAGCAGCCTAGAAACCAACCAGTACTTGCGCTCCCAGCTGGCAAAAACCAAACAGAGCTTCCGAGACCTCACAGAGAAATTCCTCACATCCAAAGCTACTGCTTACTCCCTGGCCAATCAGCTGCAGAAATACA AGAGTGAAGAGCACAAAGCCCTCATTGAATCCGTGCTAGAGGAGGGAGCGCGGTTTGAGGGAGAGCTGGCAGAGAAGAGGAGCCCAGCTGCAAGGCTGGG GAAACATGATACCCTAATTCAGGCTCATGCCCGAGAACTGACCCACTTACGACAGAAGATACGAGAAGGGAAAGGTGTCTGTTATCTTTTCATTCAGCATACGAAGAGCATAGTCAAGTCTTTTGAGGGCCTCCTCAGGAATGCTGACATTCCCTACTACCAGGGACAGAGATTCTGTGAGCAGCTGGCCCAAGGAAGCCAGCTGGCAGAGAGCCTTGCCAGCAAACTCATCGCTG AAAATCACAATGATAAGAAGGATGAAGATAGACAGGAGCCACTGGCACCCAG GCTCAGCAGGGGGCTCCAGGAGGAAGAAGTGAATGAAGCCCTGGAAGCCTCACTAGATGAACAGTATTTGACTCATTCCAGTCGCCATGACTCTCACCAGCTTCCCCGCAGCAGTTCCTTCCTGCTTGACATGCAGGAAGCCAGCTCTGCTGTGGAAGTCACCA GATTCTCCATCTTCTACCTCATTCCCTGTCCTGGTGGAATGGCTGCAGAAGATGAGATCCAGAACCTGTACCAGCACCTGAGGGAAATTCTTTTCATCAATGCCTGCCTTCAAGAAAAGCTGGCACATCATCTCAGCATTTCTGACCAAGGAAACG GATATACTTCTGACTTCTACAGGGAGAGCTTGGACTCCCTTGCCCAGCTGTACAATGAAAACAGAGATATCAGGAAAGAAAGTCTGAGCCTTCTGGCTCACCTGAATCGTATTTCCAGAG GTAAGAACTAG
- the LOC123598613 gene encoding neuroblastoma breakpoint family member 6-like protein isoform X2, which yields MAESLTTFSDPRTEMSSLETNQYLRSQLAKTKQSFRDLTEKFLTSKATAYSLANQLQKYKSEEHKALIESVLEEGARFEGELAEKRSPAARLGKHDTLIQAHARELTHLRQKIREGKGVCYLFIQHTKSIVKSFEGLLRNADIPYYQGQRFCEQLAQGSQLAESLASKLIAENHNDKKDEDRQEPLAPRLSRGLQEEEVNEALEASLDEQYLTHSSRHDSHQLPRSSSFLLDMQEASSAVEVTKDEIQNLYQHLREILFINACLQEKLAHHLSISDQGNGYTSDFYRESLDSLAQLYNENRDIRKESLSLLAHLNRISRGKN from the exons ATGGCAGAATCTCTCACCACTTTCTCTGATCCGAGGACAGAAATGAGCAGCCTAGAAACCAACCAGTACTTGCGCTCCCAGCTGGCAAAAACCAAACAGAGCTTCCGAGACCTCACAGAGAAATTCCTCACATCCAAAGCTACTGCTTACTCCCTGGCCAATCAGCTGCAGAAATACA AGAGTGAAGAGCACAAAGCCCTCATTGAATCCGTGCTAGAGGAGGGAGCGCGGTTTGAGGGAGAGCTGGCAGAGAAGAGGAGCCCAGCTGCAAGGCTGGG GAAACATGATACCCTAATTCAGGCTCATGCCCGAGAACTGACCCACTTACGACAGAAGATACGAGAAGGGAAAGGTGTCTGTTATCTTTTCATTCAGCATACGAAGAGCATAGTCAAGTCTTTTGAGGGCCTCCTCAGGAATGCTGACATTCCCTACTACCAGGGACAGAGATTCTGTGAGCAGCTGGCCCAAGGAAGCCAGCTGGCAGAGAGCCTTGCCAGCAAACTCATCGCTG AAAATCACAATGATAAGAAGGATGAAGATAGACAGGAGCCACTGGCACCCAG GCTCAGCAGGGGGCTCCAGGAGGAAGAAGTGAATGAAGCCCTGGAAGCCTCACTAGATGAACAGTATTTGACTCATTCCAGTCGCCATGACTCTCACCAGCTTCCCCGCAGCAGTTCCTTCCTGCTTGACATGCAGGAAGCCAGCTCTGCTGTGGAAGTCACCA AAGATGAGATCCAGAACCTGTACCAGCACCTGAGGGAAATTCTTTTCATCAATGCCTGCCTTCAAGAAAAGCTGGCACATCATCTCAGCATTTCTGACCAAGGAAACG GATATACTTCTGACTTCTACAGGGAGAGCTTGGACTCCCTTGCCCAGCTGTACAATGAAAACAGAGATATCAGGAAAGAAAGTCTGAGCCTTCTGGCTCACCTGAATCGTATTTCCAGAG GTAAGAACTAG
- the LOC123598613 gene encoding neuroblastoma breakpoint family member 6-like protein isoform X4, whose product MAESLTTFSDPRTEMSSLETNQYLRSQLAKTKQSFRDLTEKFLTSKATAYSLANQLQKYKSEEHKALIESVLEEGARFEGELAEKRSPAARLGKHDTLIQAHARELTHLRQKIREGKGVCYLFIQHTKSIVKSFEGLLRNADIPYYQGQRFCEQLAQGSQLAESLASKLIAENHNDKKDEDRQEPLAPRLSRGLQEEEVNEALEASLDEQYLTHSSRHDSHQLPRSSSFLLDMQEASSAVEVTRYTSDFYRESLDSLAQLYNENRDIRKESLSLLAHLNRISRGKN is encoded by the exons ATGGCAGAATCTCTCACCACTTTCTCTGATCCGAGGACAGAAATGAGCAGCCTAGAAACCAACCAGTACTTGCGCTCCCAGCTGGCAAAAACCAAACAGAGCTTCCGAGACCTCACAGAGAAATTCCTCACATCCAAAGCTACTGCTTACTCCCTGGCCAATCAGCTGCAGAAATACA AGAGTGAAGAGCACAAAGCCCTCATTGAATCCGTGCTAGAGGAGGGAGCGCGGTTTGAGGGAGAGCTGGCAGAGAAGAGGAGCCCAGCTGCAAGGCTGGG GAAACATGATACCCTAATTCAGGCTCATGCCCGAGAACTGACCCACTTACGACAGAAGATACGAGAAGGGAAAGGTGTCTGTTATCTTTTCATTCAGCATACGAAGAGCATAGTCAAGTCTTTTGAGGGCCTCCTCAGGAATGCTGACATTCCCTACTACCAGGGACAGAGATTCTGTGAGCAGCTGGCCCAAGGAAGCCAGCTGGCAGAGAGCCTTGCCAGCAAACTCATCGCTG AAAATCACAATGATAAGAAGGATGAAGATAGACAGGAGCCACTGGCACCCAG GCTCAGCAGGGGGCTCCAGGAGGAAGAAGTGAATGAAGCCCTGGAAGCCTCACTAGATGAACAGTATTTGACTCATTCCAGTCGCCATGACTCTCACCAGCTTCCCCGCAGCAGTTCCTTCCTGCTTGACATGCAGGAAGCCAGCTCTGCTGTGGAAGTCACCA GATATACTTCTGACTTCTACAGGGAGAGCTTGGACTCCCTTGCCCAGCTGTACAATGAAAACAGAGATATCAGGAAAGAAAGTCTGAGCCTTCTGGCTCACCTGAATCGTATTTCCAGAG GTAAGAACTAG